A portion of the Gemmatimonadaceae bacterium genome contains these proteins:
- a CDS encoding ABC transporter substrate-binding protein has product MGTPRPYSPLLFFLLLTVSACSEQPTTLPTVGVIVASEGPADYIGRPEQQVLEALEKEYSLAPSTPMPFRLRIVNSAGDPARAASLYRDFAADTTVLAVIGPSTSGEAIAVSSLADELKLPVLALAASKKIVVDTTDHVRPWMFKFAQNDDLAAAALLTALTADGKTTVGLLYSDDGFGKSGAEQFKRAASQLGAVRVLYVSAYDPKLTTAEPVVRGLPPALDAVVIWGTAPGPTEIIHALRKRGPTSIYLSHGNASQDFLANLGADAEGLVVIGSRVLLEQSALNPALPADKVISDYQLFWGKRDFRGPPSHFGGHARDGFQALMQVFSKPGIHTRAAVRDGLENLGTYYGVTGTFRFSPTDHAGLDASAFATFRISNGRFVPRDMPNK; this is encoded by the coding sequence ATGGGAACGCCACGCCCGTATTCGCCGCTGCTCTTCTTCTTGTTGCTCACAGTCAGTGCCTGCAGCGAGCAGCCTACGACTCTGCCAACCGTCGGGGTGATCGTTGCGAGTGAAGGCCCGGCTGACTACATCGGCCGGCCGGAACAGCAAGTGCTCGAGGCGCTGGAGAAGGAATACTCTTTGGCGCCAAGTACGCCCATGCCATTCCGGTTGCGAATTGTGAACTCCGCAGGAGATCCCGCCCGCGCTGCTTCGCTCTACCGCGATTTCGCCGCAGATACGACTGTTCTCGCGGTGATAGGACCGTCCACCTCCGGCGAAGCAATCGCGGTGAGCAGCCTGGCCGACGAGCTGAAACTGCCCGTGCTAGCCCTCGCCGCCAGCAAGAAGATTGTTGTCGACACCACGGATCACGTTCGGCCGTGGATGTTCAAGTTCGCTCAGAATGATGATTTGGCCGCCGCTGCACTTCTCACGGCGCTCACCGCCGACGGAAAAACGACCGTGGGGTTGCTATATTCCGATGACGGATTTGGAAAGAGTGGAGCAGAGCAGTTTAAGCGCGCAGCGTCACAACTCGGCGCGGTTCGGGTGCTTTATGTGTCCGCCTATGACCCGAAACTAACAACGGCAGAGCCTGTCGTGCGCGGGCTGCCACCTGCCTTGGACGCAGTGGTCATCTGGGGAACTGCGCCCGGGCCAACTGAAATTATTCACGCGCTCCGCAAGCGCGGCCCGACCAGCATCTATCTAAGCCACGGCAATGCCTCCCAGGATTTTCTCGCAAACCTGGGTGCAGATGCGGAAGGGCTCGTCGTGATCGGCTCGCGGGTGCTGCTTGAGCAAAGCGCTCTGAACCCCGCTCTCCCGGCCGACAAGGTGATCAGCGACTACCAGCTGTTCTGGGGCAAGAGAGACTTCCGTGGTCCCCCTTCGCATTTCGGTGGCCACGCGCGCGATGGGTTCCAGGCTTTGATGCAAGTGTTTTCCAAGCCGGGCATCCATACCCGTGCGGCCGTGCGGGATGGGTTGGAAAACCTGGGCACATATTACGGCGTCACGGGAACGTTCCGGTTTAGTCCCACTGATCACGCGGGATTGGATGCCTCGGCATTTGCAACATTTCGGATCAGCAACGGACGGTTCGTTCCTCGTGATATGCCCAATAAGTGA
- a CDS encoding hemerythrin domain-containing protein: MGEFARATDELMQEHRLIERILDALETATWHLEKGHPVRAEFFLEAADFIAGFADGCHHRKEEGVLFGAMVESGVPRSDGPLDMFLDEHVQGRAFTRGMRDAALQLQAGDTGARAAAISNARRYVALLRDHIIKEDEMLFPMADEMFSAEQQRSVLQDFERVQREDVGAEAHESFRALAERLDREAAAMKLDDACS; encoded by the coding sequence ATGGGCGAATTCGCGAGAGCCACCGACGAACTGATGCAGGAGCACCGGCTTATCGAGCGCATACTCGACGCGCTCGAAACGGCGACCTGGCATCTTGAGAAGGGGCATCCGGTGCGCGCGGAGTTTTTCCTTGAGGCCGCTGATTTCATCGCCGGCTTCGCTGATGGGTGCCATCACAGGAAGGAAGAAGGCGTGCTCTTCGGAGCGATGGTCGAGAGCGGTGTCCCCCGGTCCGACGGACCTCTCGACATGTTCCTCGACGAGCACGTGCAGGGACGCGCTTTCACGCGTGGTATGCGCGATGCCGCGCTCCAGCTCCAGGCGGGCGACACAGGTGCGCGCGCGGCGGCCATCTCCAACGCGCGACGATACGTCGCGTTGCTGCGGGATCACATCATCAAGGAAGACGAAATGCTCTTTCCGATGGCGGACGAAATGTTCTCCGCCGAGCAGCAGCGCAGCGTGTTGCAGGACTTCGAGCGGGTCCAACGCGAAGATGTCGGGGCTGAGGCCCACGAAAGCTTCCGAGCGCTCGCCGAAAGACTCGACCGCGAAGCAGCGGCGATGAAGCTAGACGATGCGTGCTCGTGA
- a CDS encoding BREX system Lon protease-like protein BrxL yields the protein MISGGKATVAKMFVNNASGQRGLVCQYDVVCFDEVAGISQDQKDGVNIMKGYMAAGQFSRGKENIPTEGSIVMLGDVDVEQRQRV from the coding sequence CTGATTTCGGGCGGCAAGGCCACGGTCGCCAAGATGTTCGTCAACAACGCCAGCGGGCAGCGGGGCCTCGTGTGCCAGTATGACGTCGTCTGTTTCGACGAGGTGGCCGGCATCTCCCAGGATCAGAAGGACGGTGTCAACATCATGAAGGGGTACATGGCGGCCGGGCAGTTCAGCCGCGGCAAAGAGAATATCCCGACCGAGGGTTCGATTGTGATGCTCGGCGACGTGGACGTGGAGCAGCGGCAGCGCGTATGA